Proteins encoded together in one Thermoplasmatales archaeon BRNA1 window:
- a CDS encoding ferrous iron transporter FeoB produces the protein MSLTIALAGNPNSGKTTLFNKLTGASQRVGNWPGVTIDRKTGKIRGTNGVELVDTPGIYSLSPYSPEEVVTRNFLMEGNHDAVINIVDATNIERNLFLTLQILDTGIPTVVALNMMDAVEKEGGSLDAEKLAERLGCPVVPISALKSDGIRELVERTVSVAESGTASEGIRFADSIESLISEAGEKLADAVPEERKRWYSVKLIEKDQGLSEKFPEIAEEMKERCAPVEEEYGDEMDSIISDARYEIIGRLVSGAVTKAEVDKSTGTLSDRIDRVVTHRIAGIPIFIGVLGAVFLGVIGFGDFTGIGTYLTDWLNAYIEDPIGTSVEDWCADNDVSDTLTGLLMSAFIGGVGAVIGFLPQMLVLFLVLCILEDIGYMARAAFVMDRVFRFFGLSGKSFIPVIVGTGCGVPGIMATRTIENDRDRRITAMTVTFMPCGAKLPIIALIAGALFGNNGFVALFSYVLGIVVILMSGIILKKWKSLAGKPAPFIMELPPYHLPTVLNVVKGTLDRGWAFVKKAGTIILLASVFIWFLASFDTSFSYLGADATSDSILQTVGEAVCGIFQPLGWEDHWELTVGSVTGLIAKENLVGTLGTLFSLDEVGESGEEYWDILAAYLTPAAGLSFLVFNLLCAPCFAAIGAIHRELGSWRSTGLAVAYQCCIAYMVASIVYVIGSFAWGDSPEVTGIAIAAVSVVVLAYLLVSKNPFFVIDKHLDPEAVAQ, from the coding sequence ATGTCGCTCACCATCGCACTCGCGGGAAACCCCAACAGCGGAAAGACCACCCTTTTCAACAAGCTCACCGGCGCTTCGCAGCGCGTGGGGAACTGGCCGGGTGTCACTATCGACAGGAAGACGGGTAAGATCAGGGGGACGAACGGCGTAGAGCTCGTGGACACCCCCGGGATCTACTCCCTTTCCCCGTATTCCCCCGAAGAGGTCGTGACCAGGAACTTCCTCATGGAGGGCAACCACGATGCGGTCATCAACATCGTGGATGCCACCAACATCGAGAGGAACCTGTTCCTGACCCTGCAGATCCTCGACACAGGCATCCCGACCGTCGTTGCACTCAACATGATGGATGCCGTGGAGAAGGAGGGCGGTTCTTTGGACGCGGAGAAACTGGCCGAGAGGCTGGGGTGCCCCGTGGTTCCCATATCCGCACTGAAATCAGACGGAATCAGGGAACTTGTGGAGCGCACCGTCTCCGTAGCGGAGAGCGGCACCGCATCCGAGGGGATCAGGTTCGCGGACAGCATCGAATCGCTGATCTCCGAGGCCGGAGAGAAACTAGCCGATGCAGTTCCCGAGGAGAGGAAGAGATGGTACTCCGTCAAACTGATCGAGAAGGACCAGGGCCTATCCGAGAAGTTCCCGGAGATTGCCGAGGAAATGAAGGAGAGATGCGCTCCCGTCGAGGAGGAGTACGGCGACGAGATGGATTCCATCATTTCCGACGCCCGCTACGAAATCATCGGCAGGCTCGTGTCAGGCGCCGTCACGAAGGCGGAGGTGGACAAGAGCACCGGAACCCTATCGGACAGAATCGACAGGGTCGTCACCCACAGGATCGCGGGAATCCCGATATTCATCGGGGTCCTGGGTGCTGTATTCCTCGGAGTCATCGGATTCGGCGACTTCACCGGAATCGGGACCTATCTTACGGATTGGCTCAACGCATACATCGAAGACCCGATCGGCACCTCGGTGGAAGATTGGTGCGCCGACAACGACGTCAGCGATACCCTCACCGGTCTGCTGATGAGTGCGTTCATAGGAGGAGTCGGAGCCGTCATCGGATTCCTTCCGCAGATGCTCGTGCTGTTCCTTGTGCTCTGCATACTCGAGGACATCGGATACATGGCGAGGGCGGCCTTCGTCATGGACCGTGTGTTCAGGTTCTTCGGTCTCTCCGGAAAATCATTCATCCCGGTCATTGTCGGAACCGGATGCGGAGTCCCCGGAATCATGGCCACCAGGACCATCGAGAACGACAGGGACAGAAGGATCACCGCCATGACCGTGACCTTCATGCCCTGCGGAGCCAAACTCCCCATCATCGCACTGATCGCCGGAGCCCTGTTCGGCAACAACGGATTCGTCGCACTGTTCTCCTACGTGCTCGGCATCGTCGTCATCCTGATGTCCGGAATCATCCTGAAGAAGTGGAAGAGCCTTGCCGGAAAACCCGCCCCCTTCATCATGGAGCTTCCCCCGTACCACCTGCCTACCGTCCTCAACGTGGTCAAAGGGACCCTTGACAGGGGATGGGCGTTCGTGAAGAAGGCCGGTACCATCATCCTCCTGGCTTCCGTGTTCATATGGTTCCTCGCCAGCTTCGACACCTCCTTCTCCTACCTCGGAGCGGACGCTACAAGCGATTCCATCCTCCAGACCGTCGGAGAGGCCGTCTGCGGCATATTCCAGCCCCTCGGATGGGAGGACCACTGGGAGCTCACGGTCGGGTCCGTCACGGGACTCATCGCCAAGGAGAACCTCGTGGGGACCCTCGGAACTCTGTTCTCCCTCGATGAGGTCGGAGAATCCGGAGAGGAGTACTGGGACATATTGGCCGCATACCTCACGCCTGCGGCGGGACTGTCGTTCCTCGTCTTCAACCTCCTCTGCGCCCCCTGTTTCGCGGCCATCGGTGCCATACACAGGGAGCTCGGGTCCTGGAGGTCCACCGGTCTTGCGGTCGCATACCAGTGCTGCATCGCCTACATGGTGGCATCCATCGTCTACGTGATCGGGAGCTTCGCCTGGGGCGACTCGCCCGAGGTCACCGGCATCGCGATAGCCGCCGTTTCGGTCGTCGTGCTGGCGTATCTGCTTGTTTCCAAGAACCCGTTCTTCGTCATCGACAAGCATCTGGACCCGGAGGCGGTGGCTCAATGA
- a CDS encoding Fe2+ transport system protein A, with translation MGITKGCEIYVRKVAPLGDPVEITVRGYELTLRRSEAEIVEVE, from the coding sequence ATGGGCATCACAAAAGGATGTGAGATCTATGTCCGCAAGGTGGCCCCTCTCGGGGACCCCGTCGAGATAACCGTCAGAGGATACGAACTCACGCTCCGCAGGTCCGAAGCGGAAATCGTGGAGGTGGAGTGA
- a CDS encoding FeoA domain protein, translating to MQSTTAASADRGIPISLAKAGECGTVVRITGDAGTRKFLTDLGFTVGAQVQAVTDVKGSKILAVRGSRIAVDSRMASKIYFRPE from the coding sequence GTGCAATCTACTACTGCAGCATCTGCGGACCGCGGTATCCCGATATCGCTGGCAAAAGCCGGGGAATGCGGAACCGTCGTCAGAATCACCGGGGACGCGGGGACTAGGAAGTTCCTGACAGATCTCGGATTCACCGTCGGCGCCCAGGTCCAGGCCGTCACAGATGTCAAAGGAAGCAAAATCCTCGCCGTCAGAGGTTCGAGGATTGCGGTGGACAGCAGAATGGCCTCGAAGATTTACTTCAGGCCGGAGTGA